CTTCCCGGTTGCCAACTGCCAGTTGGTGATCGGCGTCGCCTGGACTACCGCGAGGGTGGCATCGCGGCGGTCGCCGTTGATCGCCGTCGCGGTCAACGTCGGCGAGATGATGACGCCGAGGAACAGCACGAGGGCGACCACGATCGCGTAGAGGTTGGCCGACCACTCACGGTAGGTGCTGCCACCGACCGTGAGGACGAAGTAGAACGATCCGAACACGACCGCCGTGACGACCGCGAACATCACCGCCAAGCTGATCCGCCAGCGAGTTGCCCGGATACGCTGGCGCAGTTCGAGGCCGGCGATGATCCGGACGGGGCGCCACCACCCGAGTCGGGCGGGCCGGCTGCCTGCCGGGCGGGTCTCGGTGGTCGTCACCGTCACGTCCTCTCCGCGTCGAGGGCGAGATAGGTGTCCTCGAGTTCGTTGGTGACCCGGGTGAACTCGCTGACCCGCACACCGGTCGCGATGAGCCCGGCCAGATACTCGGCGGCGCTGTCGTCGTCGGGGAACGTCGTCGCCTCGGCGTCCGCGACGGACTGGCCCGCCAGCCGGATGCGCCAGAGGTGACCCGAGCGGTGCTCGGGGACAAAGGTGCGTCCCGCGGTCATCATCACCACGTCGTCGACCATCTCCGACAGCTCGGTGAGAATGTGCGACGAGACCAGGATCGCGCAACCGTCGGCAGCGAGTTCGCGCACCTGGTCGCGCAGATCGATGCGTGACCGCGGATCCATGCCGGACGCAGGCTCGTCGAGCAGGAGGATGCTCGGGCGGTTGACCAAGGCGCGGGCGAAGCCGAGACGCTGCTTCTGTCCGCGGGAGAGTTCATGGGCCGGTTTGTCGGCGAACTCGCCGAGGTGGACGAGTTGCAACAGGTCATGCGCGCGACGTCGCGCATCGGCGGCGGATGCGCCATGGAGCCGGGCGAAGGTGGTCAGGATCTCGGTGGTCGACAAACTCTCCCAGGTGCCGAATACGTCGGGCATCCAGCCGACCCGCGCGCGCAGGTCGGACGCGGCGATGGGCCCTCCGTCGACCTCGACGCTGCCGGCGTCGGGCGCGAGGAGCCCCGCCAGGATCAGCAGCAGGGTCGTCTTACCTGCCCCGTTGGGTCCGACCAGGCCGGTGATCCGGCCGGGACGGAGCGTGACGTCGGCGTGCGCGACCGCGGTGTGCCTGCCGAACGATCGGGTGAGCCCCGTCGCGACCAATGCCATGACAGCGACACTAGCCGTCGGCGGCCCGGTGCACGGGGATCACCGCACGGGGATCAGCGCACGCTCTCCCAGGCCTCCCGCTCGTCCTTGGTCGGGTCCGAGACATCGGCGACGATGTCGGTGATGAGTCCGACGTGGCGGGCGTTCAGGTCGTAGGACGTCCACCCGGGCGATCCGGTGGTGACGAAATCGACCCACACGCGATGGGCGGCATCGGCGACCGCCTGCGACGGGTGGTCGCCGAGGCGCGGCGCCACCGTCTTCTCGTGCAGGGTGTCGAAGACGAAGGGGATCTCGGCGGCGTGCGCGGAGCCGTACCCTCCGTTGTCCGCCGGATCCGGATAGTCGAATCGATAGACCCAGGTCGGTGCACCGCCCACGCGGGCACGGGTCTCGGCGACGCGGAGCGCGGGGATTCCGAAGAACCAGTCGGTGACGACCGCTGCGACGAGATCACCGGGGCTCGCGTCGGGTCTGTTGCGGGCGTACGTCTCGATCGCCTGCTGATCGAGGCCGTACGCCTGCGCGGTCGCGGTGAAGGTCGGCTCGTCGATGAGGTCGATCGTCTGCGGCGCCACCAGGAACAGCCGCGCCTCGTCGCGGGTCGAACCGGTCAGCACCGTGACATCCGACCCGGCGCCGTCGGCCATCGCCTCGAGGGGGTGGCGGGTCAGCACGTCACCGTCGATCACCGGTGCGAACGGCAGCAGACTCATCGCGAGGGGGCCCCACTTCGCCGGGTCCGGGCTGGTCTGCACCTCGGTCACCAGATCCGATGCGGCCGCGATCAGGGTGTCCAGGTCGACACCGGCAATCGCCGCCCGGGTGGGTTCGACGCCGAGCGACTCGGCCAGGAAGCGGCTCACCATCAGTCCCTGTTCGGGAGTGATGGTGTGGGCGGTCGCCCCGGACTGCGTGATCGCGCGGGTGAACAGCCCGCGCGCCGACGACATCGTCAGGAGGGTGGACACGCTCATCGCGCCCGCAGACTCTCCCGCGACGGTCACCTGATCCGGGTCGCCGCCGAACGACGCGATGTTCTCGTGCACCCAGCGCAGCGCCGCCACCTGGTCCTGCAGTCCGAGGTTGGCGACTCCGTCGCCGAGATACAGGAAACCCTCCGCGGCGAGCCGGTAGTTGATCGACACCAGCACCACGCCGTCGCGCGCGAATGCGGCGCCGTCGTACTCGGCCACCGAGTTCGACCCGTTCATGAACGAGCCGCCGTGAATCCACACCAGGACTGGGTGCGCGCCGTCGAGTCCCGGCGACCAGACGTTGACGTTGAGGCACTCGTCGCCGTCGATCGTCACCTCGGCGAAGAGGGGAGCGAAGTGCGGTGGGTAGTCGCCCTTCGGCACGGTCGCGGCGAACTCGGCGCAGTCGCGCGGCTCCACCCAGGTGTCCGCGGGTTGCGGCGGCTGCATGCGATTGGGCCCGAACGGTGCTGCCGCGTAGGGAATCCCGAGGAACCGGACGACGCCGCCGGCGAGTTCACGGCCGCGTACCGGACCCGTGGTGGTGGTGACGACGGGATGATCGGATGCTGTGGCCATGATGCTCCTCATCGAATGTGATGGTCGTCACAGTAGCATCGGCGTCGGCTGCCTCGAGGTCCGTCGACATCGACGGCCCACTTCTGACCACGGTCGTTTTCGGATAGCCTGGCGGCACCATCGCAGGCGTCTGCGACCTCGCGTCGGGCGGGGCGGGCCGGTGGCAAGATCCTGGGGAGGAATCCGTACAGATGGCGACAGTTGCGACGAGCACGGGGGCGGCGGAAGCGGTCGGGCACACCGATGTGACTGGGGCGGACGTGGTGCGCGGACTGCGCGGCATCGGCCGGGATTGGCGCATCGTCGCCGGCGTGATCCCGCGGATGATCCCGCGGCCGCTGACGCGCAAGGAGTCCGTCGGCAAGACTTTCCAGCAGACCGCGGCGAAGTATCCCGATCGGCCATTCCTCCGCTTCCACGGCGAGTCGATGACCTACCGCGAGTGCAACGCCCAGGTGAACCGCTTCGCCGCGTATCTGACCGAGGCGGGTGTCGGGCGCGGTGACGTCGTCGCGGTCCTGTCCAAGAACCACCCCGATGTGGTGCTGGCCATGCTGGCCATCGTCAAGCTCGGCGCCATCGCCGGCATGATCAACTTCAATCAGCGGGGCGCCGTCCTCGAACACAGTCTCGGCTTGATCGGCGCGAAAGTCGTTCTGCTGCAGCCCGGTCTGGAGGAGGCGCTGGCCTCGGTGCCGGAGAGCGTGCGTCCGGCTTCTGTCGTGGACTTCGCCGAACTGAAACAGCGGAGCGCCACCCTGAGCCCGCTCGATCCGGCGGTCACCGACACCGTCGAGGCCGGCGAGACCGCCTATTACATCTTCACGTCCGGCACCACCGGATATCCCAAGGCGAGCAAGATGAGCCACCATCGCTGGCACGTCGCCATGCACGGGATCGGCGGTATGGGTGTGCGCCTGAGGTCCGACGACACCATGTACGCGGCGCTGCCGTTCTATCACAACAACGCACTGACGGTGTCGGTCTCGGCGGCGATGCGCGCGGGTGCGTGCGTCGCGGTCGGCGAGAGCTTCTCGGCGTCCGGCTTCTGGGACGACGTCATCGAGAATCGGGCGACCGCGTTCTGCTACATCGGGGAACTCTGCCGCTACCTGCTGGCGCAGCCGGAGAAGTCCACGGACCGAACGCATTCGGTCCGGGTGATCGTCGGAAACGGGCTGCGACCGGAGATCTGGGAGGAGTTCACCACCAGGTTCGGGATCGAGCGGGTCGCCGAACTGTATGCGGCCAGCGAGGGGAACATCGGATTCGTCAACCTGCTGGGCATCCCGAAGTCCGCGGGCTTCAGTCCACTGACCTATCTCCTCGTCGAGTACGACGGGGAGAGCGGTGAGCCGCGTCGAGGCGCCGACGGGCGCGTCATCCCGGTCGGCAAGCGCGGAACGGGACTGCTGCTCGGCGAGATCAACCAGCGCGCCCACTTCGACGGCTACACCGACCCGAAGGCGTCGGAGAAGAAGGTCGTGGCCGACGCGGTCAAGGCGGGGGATCGATGGTTCAACACCGGAGATGTGGTGCGGGATCAGGGTTTCGGGCATATCGCGTTCGTCGACCGGATCGGCGACACGTTCCGCTGGAAGGGTGAGAACGTGGCCACGACCGAGGTCGAGGCGGCATTGGACTCCTGCGCGTTCATCGATCAGTCCGTGGTCTTCGGTGTCGCCGTACCCGGCGCGGACGGCAAGGCCGGGATGGCCGCGGTCGTGGTCGCCGAAGGGCAACGGTTCGATCCGGCCGCGCTCGCCGACCATGTGCGAGAGACGTTGCCGCGCTATGCGGTTCCGCTGTTCATCCGTGTGGTCGACCATGTCGAACACACATCGACCTTCAAGAACGTCCGCGTGGATCTCCGCAATCAGGGCTACACATCGACCGGCGACGATCCGCTGTTCGTACTGCGGGGCACACCGGCGACCTACGAGGTCTTCCGCACGGAACACCTCGACGATGTGGTCGCGTCGGCGGGGGCGAAGGTCTCGTCCTGACCGGCTGAGGGCGGTCCACCGCGCCGCACGTCGCGCAACGTACGGCCGACGAAATCCAGTGCGGCGCGCTGCCACACCGAGATGTGGTCGAGCATGGCGTGGTCACCGTCGGGGATGGGCACGAACGTCGCGTCCACACCGCGGTCGCGCAGTTCACGCACCCCCTTCTCGGTCCGCCGGGGATAGGTGCGCTCGTCCGCGGTCCCGTGGATCGCGACGACCCGTACCCCGTCACGGATCGCCCGCCAATCCGCGTGTTGCCACCACGGCGCGAGCGCGAGCAGTCCGGTCACCCGGGGGTCGGCGGCCAACAGCGCGCCCACGCGGCCGCCCATCGAATGTCCGATCAGCACGATCGGTACTCCCGGATGGGCGCCGGCGATCTCGTCGAGCGCGGCCCGGGCGTACGGCATCGGGCTGTCCTGTTCGCCGTTCCAGCCGTACACCCGATAACGCACCTGACGCACCACCACCGACCGTCCGAAGCGCGCCCGGATCGACCAGGTGAAGGGATACATGCGCAGCGCCGAGGGTTGGCGGGGACTGAACGGCCGATAGCTGTGGTCGGTGCCGCCCGGCAGGACCAGGACGAGCGCTCGTACGGACTGCATCGAGGAACCCTCCCTAGGACCGTGCACTGCCACTCACAGTAGATGTTCGTTCGTTGTCCCCGTTCGGATCGGTCGCGCAGTGGCAGAATTGCGGCATGGCACATCCGAGAGCAGGAACACCGGCGCTTCCCGAGGATCTCATCGATGTCGCAGCGGTCGAGCGCGCCTACTACGAGAAGGTGCCCGATCCGGAGGATCCGTTACAGCAGGTGCTGTTCGGCACCTCGGGCCATCGTGGGTCGAGTCTGGATTCGGCATTCAACGAGGCCCACATCCTCGCCACCACACAGGCCATCGTCGAATACCGAAAGTCGGCCGGCATCACCGGTCCGCTGTTCATCGGCTTCGATACCCACGCGCTGTCGATCCCCGCGTGGCGCAGCGCGCTCGAGGTGCTCACCGCCAACGAGGTCGACGTCTACATCGCGGAGAACGAGAAGTTCACCCCGACCCCGGCGGTCAGCTTCGCGATCCTGCGGTTCAACCAGGCCAACCCCGGAGTACTCGCCGACGGCATCGTGGTGACCCCGTCGCACAATCCGCCCCGCGACGGCGGGTTCAAGTACAACCCGCCCAACGGCGGTCCGGCCGACACGAGCATCACCTCGGTGGTCGCCCGGCGCGCCAACGAACTGCTCGCCGGAAAACTCGCGGGGGTCAAGCGCATCCCGTTCGAACGGGCGCGCAGCAGCGAGTTCATCCACGACTACCCGTTCACCGCGACCTACGTGGACCACCTGCACGAGGTCGTCGACATGACGGCGATCCGCGACGCCGGCGTGCACATCGGCGCCGATCCCCTCGGTGGCGCATCTGTGGGCTACTG
This sequence is a window from Gordonia insulae. Protein-coding genes within it:
- a CDS encoding ABC transporter ATP-binding protein, with amino-acid sequence MALVATGLTRSFGRHTAVAHADVTLRPGRITGLVGPNGAGKTTLLLILAGLLAPDAGSVEVDGGPIAASDLRARVGWMPDVFGTWESLSTTEILTTFARLHGASAADARRRAHDLLQLVHLGEFADKPAHELSRGQKQRLGFARALVNRPSILLLDEPASGMDPRSRIDLRDQVRELAADGCAILVSSHILTELSEMVDDVVMMTAGRTFVPEHRSGHLWRIRLAGQSVADAEATTFPDDDSAAEYLAGLIATGVRVSEFTRVTNELEDTYLALDAERT
- a CDS encoding carboxylesterase/lipase family protein, which gives rise to MATASDHPVVTTTTGPVRGRELAGGVVRFLGIPYAAAPFGPNRMQPPQPADTWVEPRDCAEFAATVPKGDYPPHFAPLFAEVTIDGDECLNVNVWSPGLDGAHPVLVWIHGGSFMNGSNSVAEYDGAAFARDGVVLVSINYRLAAEGFLYLGDGVANLGLQDQVAALRWVHENIASFGGDPDQVTVAGESAGAMSVSTLLTMSSARGLFTRAITQSGATAHTITPEQGLMVSRFLAESLGVEPTRAAIAGVDLDTLIAAASDLVTEVQTSPDPAKWGPLAMSLLPFAPVIDGDVLTRHPLEAMADGAGSDVTVLTGSTRDEARLFLVAPQTIDLIDEPTFTATAQAYGLDQQAIETYARNRPDASPGDLVAAVVTDWFFGIPALRVAETRARVGGAPTWVYRFDYPDPADNGGYGSAHAAEIPFVFDTLHEKTVAPRLGDHPSQAVADAAHRVWVDFVTTGSPGWTSYDLNARHVGLITDIVADVSDPTKDEREAWESVR
- a CDS encoding long-chain-acyl-CoA synthetase; this translates as MATVATSTGAAEAVGHTDVTGADVVRGLRGIGRDWRIVAGVIPRMIPRPLTRKESVGKTFQQTAAKYPDRPFLRFHGESMTYRECNAQVNRFAAYLTEAGVGRGDVVAVLSKNHPDVVLAMLAIVKLGAIAGMINFNQRGAVLEHSLGLIGAKVVLLQPGLEEALASVPESVRPASVVDFAELKQRSATLSPLDPAVTDTVEAGETAYYIFTSGTTGYPKASKMSHHRWHVAMHGIGGMGVRLRSDDTMYAALPFYHNNALTVSVSAAMRAGACVAVGESFSASGFWDDVIENRATAFCYIGELCRYLLAQPEKSTDRTHSVRVIVGNGLRPEIWEEFTTRFGIERVAELYAASEGNIGFVNLLGIPKSAGFSPLTYLLVEYDGESGEPRRGADGRVIPVGKRGTGLLLGEINQRAHFDGYTDPKASEKKVVADAVKAGDRWFNTGDVVRDQGFGHIAFVDRIGDTFRWKGENVATTEVEAALDSCAFIDQSVVFGVAVPGADGKAGMAAVVVAEGQRFDPAALADHVRETLPRYAVPLFIRVVDHVEHTSTFKNVRVDLRNQGYTSTGDDPLFVLRGTPATYEVFRTEHLDDVVASAGAKVSS
- a CDS encoding alpha/beta hydrolase — translated: MQSVRALVLVLPGGTDHSYRPFSPRQPSALRMYPFTWSIRARFGRSVVVRQVRYRVYGWNGEQDSPMPYARAALDEIAGAHPGVPIVLIGHSMGGRVGALLAADPRVTGLLALAPWWQHADWRAIRDGVRVVAIHGTADERTYPRRTEKGVRELRDRGVDATFVPIPDGDHAMLDHISVWQRAALDFVGRTLRDVRRGGPPSAGQDETFAPADATTSSRCSVRKTS